The sequence CGGTGTTCAGCACCAGAGCGGCCTCGCCTTGGAGCAGCCCCTGCGGGGGCCAGCCGCCCCCCGGCGGTCGCTGGTAGGCCACCCCTTCCTGGAACACCAGGTCCAGGTAGCCCTTGAGCATGGCGGGCGGCTGGCCCCACCAGTCGGGATGGATGACGATGTAGCCATCCGCCTCCTGCAGGTCGCGGACGTAGCGCTTGGTGTGCGGATCGGCGCTCTTGCGGAAGGACAGGACGGGATCGAGCCCGTCGCCGTACGGGTCATGGACCGCGAAGTCGCCGCCCGCCTCCCGGATGGCCTCCTTGGCGGCCTCGGCCATGGCGGCGTTGAAGCTTTCCGGGCTGGGATGCCCGTAAATGATCAGGATCCGGCTCATGGACGTCCCCCTTGTCCGTAGCCTTCGGGGATTGTCCACAATACCTTTCAGTCTTTTGTCTGGGAACCGAAGAGGCTGAACTGTTCCGCCTCGGCCCCCGCCTCCTCCAGGTTGCTCACCGTCACGCCCAGCAGGCGCACCGGCCGCTGTCCGGCCTCCGTCCTGCGCAGGAGGCGCCGGGCCCAGGCGGCGATCTCCCCGGGGTCGGCGGTGGCCCGCTCCAGGGTCTGGCTGCGGGTCAGTGTCCGGAAGTCGGGGAAGCGCACCTTGGCGGTCACCGTCCGCCCGGACAGGCCCCGGGCGGCAAGCTGCTCCGCCACGTGGCCGGCCATGGTGGTGAGGCGGCGGTCCATCTCCTCCAGCTCATTGATGTCCTGCTGGAAGGTGTCCTCCACCCCCAGGCTCTTGCGCTCGCGGGGCACGCCCACCGGGCGGGGATCGATGCCGCGGGCGAAATCGTGCAGGGTCAGACCGAACTGGCCCAGGGCCTCGGCGAGCTGCTCCCGGGACCGGTCGCGCAGATCCGCCACGGTGGCGATGCCCATGCCGGCCAGCACCTCCTCGGTGGCGGGGCCCACGCCGTGCAGCTTGCGCACCGGCAGCGGCGCCAGGAAGTCCTGGACCCGCTCGGGCCGTACCACGGTGAGGCCGTCCGGCTTGTCCCAGTCACTGGCGATCTTGGCCACGAGGCGGGAGCTGGAGACCCCGATGCTGACGGTCAGTCCCGTCTCCTCCCGCACCCGCGCGCGGATGGCCTCGGCCACCGCGGTGGCGGAGCCGTAGGGCTCCAGGCGGTTGGTGACCTCCAGGTAGGCCTCGTCCAGGGAGGCGGGCTCCACCACCTCGGTGAAATCGCGGAAGATGGCCATGATGCGTCGGGACTCGCGCCGGTAGCGCTCCAGCTCCGGGCGCAAAAAGACGGCATGGGGGCAGAGCCGCTTGGCAGTGGCGGCGGGCTGGGCGGAGTGGATGCCGTATTCGCGGGCGGCGTAGTTGGCGGTGGAGACCACCCCGCGCCCCTCGGGGTCGCCGCCGATTACCAGGGGCACCTCGCGTAGGTGCGGCTCGTCGCGCATGTGCACCGCGGCGAAGAAGCTGTCCATGTCGCAGTGGAGGATGCGGCGCTCGGTCTCCATGTTCCTACCCGTGGGGACTCGCCCCGGTTCCTTGCCCGGCCCCCGTCGGGCTAGGGTATCCTTTTAGCGCGACGATTGCCGGTTTGCCGGCCGGAGGATGCCCATGGGCGAGGTCCGGTTGAAGCGCGTCTACGACGACGCCGAGCCCGCGGACGGCGAGCGCATCCTGGTGGAGCGTATGTGGCCCCGCGGCATGCGCAAGGAGGACGCCCGGCTCGACCTCTGGCTCAAGGAGGTGGCCCCGAGCCCGGAGCTGCGCAATTGGTTCGGCCACGACCCGGAGAAGTGGCCGGAGTTCAAGCGCCGCTATCGGGACGAGCTCTCGCAGCGCCCCGACCTGCTGGAGGATCTGCGGCAGCGGGCCCGTTCCGGTCCGGTCACCCTGCTCTACGCCGCCCGGGACCGCGAGCACAATAGCGCCGTGGCCCTGCGCGAGACCCTGGAGGAAGCCAATTCCCGCTGAACAGCCTCAAGGCCCCGCCCCGGTGCAG comes from Thiohalorhabdus denitrificans and encodes:
- a CDS encoding NAD(P)H-dependent oxidoreductase, whose translation is MSRILIIYGHPSPESFNAAMAEAAKEAIREAGGDFAVHDPYGDGLDPVLSFRKSADPHTKRYVRDLQEADGYIVIHPDWWGQPPAMLKGYLDLVFQEGVAYQRPPGGGWPPQGLLQGEAALVLNTADAPGEGEPANDPLEGIWRDGVFRPCGVADVRRRVFAPVAGSTPEQRDEWLREVRELAGGYVRENGLVSAAT
- the dinB gene encoding DNA polymerase IV; protein product: METERRILHCDMDSFFAAVHMRDEPHLREVPLVIGGDPEGRGVVSTANYAAREYGIHSAQPAATAKRLCPHAVFLRPELERYRRESRRIMAIFRDFTEVVEPASLDEAYLEVTNRLEPYGSATAVAEAIRARVREETGLTVSIGVSSSRLVAKIASDWDKPDGLTVVRPERVQDFLAPLPVRKLHGVGPATEEVLAGMGIATVADLRDRSREQLAEALGQFGLTLHDFARGIDPRPVGVPRERKSLGVEDTFQQDINELEEMDRRLTTMAGHVAEQLAARGLSGRTVTAKVRFPDFRTLTRSQTLERATADPGEIAAWARRLLRRTEAGQRPVRLLGVTVSNLEEAGAEAEQFSLFGSQTKD
- a CDS encoding DUF488 domain-containing protein: MGEVRLKRVYDDAEPADGERILVERMWPRGMRKEDARLDLWLKEVAPSPELRNWFGHDPEKWPEFKRRYRDELSQRPDLLEDLRQRARSGPVTLLYAARDREHNSAVALRETLEEANSR